A single region of the Hyphomonas adhaerens MHS-3 genome encodes:
- a CDS encoding Gfo/Idh/MocA family protein, with product MIRIGILGAAKIAPPAIIEPARRRTDCRVVAVAARDAGRAAAYAAEHDIQHVADSYEALIARNDIDLIYNALPPNRHADLSIAALRAGKAVLCEKPFAMNADEAAAMQQAAEETGRPLLEAFHYRFHPAFLHALGHVRSGHVGKILSMEADFSVAIPYRPGELRHTLETGGGALMDLGCYCIHMVRTMAGAEPAVASAECHCDRPGVDISTHARLVFPGDVTASVMTSMSETVTRRMQLHVEGTKGSLTFNNPIHPHRGHKIILQQHGQPDRTETIPGDITYDHQLAHMVDVLAGRAEPLTGGADAVANMRVIDAIYGSAGLSPRGSQLVS from the coding sequence ATGATCCGGATCGGCATTCTTGGAGCGGCAAAGATTGCGCCGCCGGCGATCATCGAGCCTGCCCGCCGCCGGACCGACTGCCGCGTCGTCGCCGTGGCCGCACGCGATGCCGGCCGCGCGGCTGCCTACGCCGCCGAGCATGACATCCAGCATGTGGCGGACAGCTATGAGGCGCTAATCGCCCGCAACGACATCGACCTGATCTACAATGCCCTGCCCCCGAACCGGCATGCCGACCTCAGCATCGCCGCGCTCAGGGCCGGCAAGGCCGTCCTGTGCGAAAAGCCGTTCGCGATGAATGCCGACGAAGCGGCTGCCATGCAGCAGGCGGCAGAAGAGACCGGCCGGCCGCTGCTGGAGGCATTCCATTACCGCTTCCACCCGGCCTTCCTTCACGCCCTCGGCCATGTCCGCAGCGGGCATGTCGGGAAAATCCTGTCGATGGAGGCGGATTTCTCGGTCGCCATCCCCTACCGGCCCGGCGAACTGCGCCACACGCTGGAGACCGGCGGCGGCGCGCTGATGGATCTCGGCTGTTATTGCATCCACATGGTACGGACCATGGCGGGCGCCGAGCCCGCCGTTGCGTCCGCCGAATGCCATTGCGACCGCCCGGGTGTCGATATCTCGACGCATGCGCGGCTGGTCTTTCCGGGCGATGTTACCGCCTCGGTCATGACGTCCATGTCGGAGACCGTGACACGGCGCATGCAGCTGCATGTCGAAGGTACCAAGGGCTCGCTGACCTTCAACAATCCGATCCACCCGCATCGCGGGCACAAGATCATCCTCCAGCAGCATGGCCAGCCGGACCGGACCGAGACGATTCCGGGCGACATCACCTATGACCACCAGCTGGCGCATATGGTGGACGTGCTGGCCGGGCGCGCGGAACCGCTGACCGGCGGGGCGGATGCGGTGGCAAATATGCGCGTGATTGACGCAATTTATGGCAGCGCAGGCCTTTCCCCGCGCGGCAGCCAACTGGTCTCTTGA
- a CDS encoding tryptophanase, producing the protein MKTIIEPFRIKSVEPIRMTTREERADLLKAAKYNLFKLHSDDVIIDLLTDSGTSAMSAAQWGAVMTGDESYAGAPSFYRFEAAVRNLMDFKHIIPTHQGRAAEHLLFNLIAKPGHIIPSNTHFDTTRGNIEAAGAEAVDLPIAEGKIPSLDHPFKGNMDLEALEALLREKRDSIPAVMMTITNNAGGGQPASLENIRAAAQIAQHYRKPFFIDGCRFAENAWFIKLREPGQQDRSIKAIIHDIFEVADGMTMSAKKDAFANIGGWLALRDDALAERARTLLIQTEGFPTYGGLAGRDLDAIAQGLSEIIDEDYLRYRVRTNAYIAERLDAMGVPVVKPAGGHAVFVDARAFLSHIPPLEYPGQALACALYEMGGIRGCEIGTVMFGRKPDGSEEPARMDLVRLAMPRRVYTQSHADYIVEVFEDLAASKDQLSGLKIVKEPPMMRHFTSEFAPL; encoded by the coding sequence ATGAAGACCATCATCGAACCTTTCCGCATCAAATCGGTCGAGCCGATCCGCATGACTACGCGTGAGGAACGCGCAGACCTGCTGAAGGCCGCGAAATACAATCTATTCAAACTGCATTCGGACGATGTGATCATCGACCTGCTGACTGACAGCGGCACGTCCGCCATGAGCGCGGCGCAATGGGGCGCGGTGATGACGGGCGATGAAAGCTATGCCGGGGCGCCCAGCTTCTACCGGTTCGAGGCGGCCGTCCGGAACCTGATGGACTTCAAGCACATCATTCCGACCCACCAGGGCCGCGCCGCTGAACACCTGTTGTTCAACCTGATCGCCAAGCCCGGCCACATCATCCCCTCGAACACGCATTTCGACACGACGCGCGGTAATATCGAGGCAGCGGGCGCCGAAGCGGTGGACCTGCCGATTGCCGAAGGCAAGATCCCGTCCCTCGATCATCCGTTCAAGGGCAATATGGACCTTGAGGCGCTGGAAGCCCTGCTGCGCGAGAAGCGCGATTCCATCCCCGCCGTGATGATGACCATCACCAACAATGCCGGCGGCGGCCAGCCTGCCAGCCTCGAAAACATCCGCGCAGCCGCCCAGATTGCCCAGCACTATCGCAAGCCCTTCTTCATCGACGGCTGCCGCTTTGCCGAGAATGCCTGGTTCATCAAGCTGCGCGAACCCGGCCAGCAGGACCGCAGCATCAAAGCCATCATCCACGACATTTTCGAAGTCGCGGACGGCATGACAATGAGCGCCAAGAAAGACGCCTTCGCCAATATCGGCGGCTGGCTGGCCCTGCGCGATGATGCGCTGGCCGAACGCGCCCGCACCCTGCTGATCCAGACCGAGGGCTTCCCTACCTATGGCGGTCTCGCGGGCCGGGACCTTGATGCCATCGCGCAGGGCCTCTCAGAGATCATCGACGAGGATTACCTGCGCTACCGTGTCCGGACGAATGCCTACATCGCGGAACGGCTGGATGCGATGGGCGTGCCGGTCGTGAAGCCGGCGGGCGGCCATGCCGTCTTCGTGGATGCGCGCGCCTTCCTGTCTCACATCCCGCCTCTGGAATATCCGGGCCAGGCGCTAGCCTGCGCACTTTACGAGATGGGCGGCATCCGCGGCTGCGAGATCGGCACGGTGATGTTCGGACGCAAGCCGGACGGCAGCGAGGAACCCGCCCGGATGGACCTTGTGCGCCTGGCCATGCCCCGGCGCGTCTACACCCAGTCGCATGCGGACTATATCGTCGAAGTGTTCGAGGACCTCGCCGCCTCGAAAGACCAGCTGAGCGGCCTGAAAATCGTGAAAGAGCCGCCGATGATGCGGCACTTCACGTCAGAGTTTGCACCGCTCTAG
- a CDS encoding DUF4332 domain-containing protein: MSLLERVVRAHRCRSTHHYIALDALSLIGGEQGEAWKAIFLVHHEHLLEGAKAPDAKFKDFMNHVCHVNEGQWGGAPGKAMAWYARSVELLRAKKWSKAAYALGVLSHYYADPIQPFHTAQTEEEGVIHRAVEWSIAKSRDVIDERIEANGYPVIHVPSGPGFVADMVVEGAALSNTYYNTFIDHYDLERGVAHPPSGLDDTMREGIANLVAYATAGFAALVTQAVEEAAVAPPKAHLTLQGYIETLDIPLRWITAKLADVNDRAQVERMYKEFRKTGKVIKTLPEDDKAIRMMHAAQVLRVPLKELNKQEIGPIGSAHVPPEGQRPVVTAEPETEAVEDEIILDAADEIDPVSVEAEDDVLLEDELILDETELAAIEEAGLGLDDDGEEDAELSAADDEDEDEDVYESEADEDEDEYDDEDEDFDEDEDDEDFDDDEDDEEDEDDEEEDDEDEEDESADEPDEVVASEEDEAPAEAPHVRTSGLTRESPVVDAPSIGPKTAARLEDVGIYTIGELLDCDIEETAFMLDVHYIDSETLRDWQDQTKLMMEVPGLRVHDVQIMVGAGIRTSKELAEAPARTLFLLATEFLNSPEGERVRRGDDLFMEEEVEEWIERARDAA, from the coding sequence ATGTCTCTGCTCGAACGTGTCGTTCGTGCGCATCGCTGCCGTTCTACCCATCACTACATCGCACTCGATGCCCTTTCGCTGATTGGCGGGGAGCAGGGGGAGGCCTGGAAGGCCATCTTCCTGGTCCATCACGAGCATCTTCTGGAAGGTGCGAAGGCGCCGGATGCGAAGTTCAAGGACTTCATGAATCACGTTTGCCACGTGAATGAAGGCCAGTGGGGCGGCGCGCCTGGCAAGGCGATGGCGTGGTATGCCCGTTCGGTCGAACTGCTGCGCGCGAAGAAGTGGAGCAAGGCGGCCTACGCGCTCGGTGTGCTGAGCCATTATTATGCAGACCCGATCCAGCCCTTCCACACCGCTCAGACCGAGGAAGAAGGCGTCATTCACCGCGCCGTCGAATGGTCCATCGCCAAGAGCCGGGACGTGATCGACGAAAGGATCGAGGCGAACGGCTATCCGGTTATCCATGTGCCGTCCGGCCCGGGCTTCGTTGCCGACATGGTGGTGGAAGGCGCGGCCCTGTCGAACACCTACTATAATACGTTCATCGATCACTATGATCTGGAGCGCGGCGTGGCTCATCCGCCGTCCGGCCTGGATGACACGATGCGCGAGGGCATCGCAAACCTCGTCGCTTACGCCACCGCCGGATTTGCAGCACTGGTAACGCAGGCTGTGGAAGAGGCAGCTGTTGCGCCTCCGAAGGCGCACCTGACGCTGCAGGGATATATCGAGACGCTCGACATTCCGCTGCGCTGGATCACGGCGAAACTCGCCGATGTGAACGACCGGGCGCAGGTCGAGCGTATGTACAAGGAATTCCGCAAGACCGGCAAAGTCATCAAAACACTGCCGGAAGACGACAAGGCCATCCGCATGATGCATGCGGCGCAGGTGCTCCGTGTGCCTCTGAAAGAGCTCAACAAGCAGGAAATCGGCCCGATCGGATCGGCGCATGTGCCGCCGGAAGGGCAAAGGCCGGTTGTCACGGCGGAACCTGAAACCGAAGCCGTTGAAGACGAAATCATTCTGGACGCTGCCGACGAAATCGACCCCGTCTCGGTTGAGGCCGAAGACGACGTTCTGCTCGAAGACGAGCTGATCCTCGATGAAACGGAACTCGCAGCCATCGAAGAGGCCGGCCTGGGCCTGGACGATGACGGTGAGGAAGACGCTGAGCTCAGCGCTGCCGACGATGAGGACGAAGACGAGGACGTGTACGAATCCGAAGCCGACGAGGACGAGGATGAGTACGACGACGAAGACGAAGACTTCGATGAAGATGAGGACGACGAAGACTTCGACGACGACGAGGATGATGAAGAAGACGAAGACGACGAGGAAGAGGACGACGAGGACGAAGAGGACGAATCCGCAGACGAACCGGATGAGGTCGTCGCATCAGAGGAAGATGAGGCGCCGGCCGAGGCGCCGCATGTCCGCACTTCCGGCCTGACGCGCGAAAGCCCGGTGGTTGATGCGCCGTCGATCGGCCCGAAAACCGCTGCCCGCCTCGAAGACGTCGGCATCTACACGATTGGCGAACTGCTCGATTGCGATATCGAGGAGACGGCCTTCATGCTGGACGTCCACTATATCGACTCCGAAACCCTCCGCGACTGGCAGGACCAGACGAAGCTGATGATGGAAGTGCCCGGCCTGCGCGTGCATGATGTGCAGATCATGGTCGGCGCCGGTATCCGCACCAGCAAGGAACTGGCCGAAGCGCCTGCGCGCACCCTGTTCCTTCTGGCAACGGAATTCCTGAACTCGCCGGAAGGGGAGCGCGTCCGCCGCGGCGACGACCTCTTCATGGAAGAAGAGGTCGAAGAGTGGATCGAGCGCGCCCGCGACGCAGCCTAG
- a CDS encoding acyl-CoA dehydrogenase family protein, with protein MDFNIPQEIADYLVVLDKFIEDEIKPLEQQDDNIRFFDHRREWARTDFENGGLPRPEWEALLREAKRRADAAGHLRYALPKEFGGQDGTNLGMAVIREHLARKGLGLHNDLQNEHSIVGNFPQILMLRDFARPDQKHLANAALEGKFLACFGLTEPHHGSDATHMETRAVRHKKDGKDGWLINGEKMWITGMHVATHIMLFCRTSGEDGDAKGITCLIIPARDPGVIIEEYMWTFNMPTDHPRLTIKDVWVPEDAVFGPPEGGLALAQHFVHENRIRQAASSVGAAMYCITEAVNYANERRPFGKPLSVNQAIQFPLVEQATEAEMLRLFIFKTAWEIDQMSKPEVAIKLSDKVSMCNYKANRLCCDAADRAMQVHGGIGYSRHKPFEHIYRHHRRYRITEGSEEIQMRKVAGHLFGFMGPNKGKNRNEPFDFAVR; from the coding sequence ATGGACTTCAATATCCCGCAGGAAATTGCCGACTATCTGGTGGTGCTCGACAAGTTCATCGAAGACGAAATCAAGCCGCTGGAGCAGCAGGACGACAATATCCGTTTCTTCGACCACCGCCGCGAATGGGCGCGCACCGATTTCGAAAATGGCGGTCTGCCGCGTCCGGAATGGGAGGCGCTGCTTAGGGAGGCCAAGCGCCGCGCCGATGCGGCCGGCCATTTGCGCTATGCGCTGCCCAAGGAATTTGGCGGCCAGGACGGCACCAATCTCGGCATGGCCGTTATTCGCGAGCATCTCGCCCGCAAGGGCCTCGGCCTGCACAATGATCTGCAGAACGAACACTCCATCGTCGGCAACTTCCCGCAGATCCTGATGCTGCGGGACTTTGCCCGTCCGGACCAGAAGCACCTCGCCAATGCCGCGCTTGAGGGCAAGTTCCTGGCCTGCTTCGGCCTGACAGAGCCGCATCACGGCTCCGACGCGACGCATATGGAAACCCGCGCGGTGCGCCACAAGAAAGATGGCAAGGATGGCTGGCTGATCAATGGCGAGAAGATGTGGATCACCGGCATGCATGTCGCGACCCACATCATGCTGTTCTGCCGGACCAGCGGCGAAGACGGCGATGCGAAGGGCATCACCTGTCTGATCATTCCGGCGCGCGACCCCGGCGTGATCATCGAAGAATATATGTGGACCTTCAATATGCCGACGGACCATCCGCGCCTGACCATCAAGGATGTCTGGGTGCCGGAAGATGCCGTGTTCGGCCCGCCGGAAGGCGGCCTCGCTCTGGCGCAGCACTTCGTTCACGAGAACCGCATCCGCCAGGCGGCCAGCTCCGTCGGCGCGGCGATGTACTGCATCACCGAAGCGGTGAACTATGCCAATGAGCGCCGCCCGTTCGGCAAACCGCTGTCGGTGAACCAGGCGATCCAGTTCCCGCTGGTCGAGCAGGCCACCGAAGCAGAGATGCTCCGCCTCTTCATCTTCAAGACGGCCTGGGAAATCGACCAGATGTCCAAGCCGGAAGTTGCCATCAAGCTCTCCGACAAGGTCTCGATGTGTAACTACAAGGCCAACCGGCTGTGCTGCGACGCGGCCGACCGGGCGATGCAGGTGCATGGCGGTATCGGCTATTCGCGCCACAAACCGTTCGAGCACATCTACCGCCACCACCGCCGTTACCGCATCACCGAAGGCTCCGAAGAGATCCAGATGCGCAAGGTGGCCGGCCACCTGTTCGGCTTCATGGGCCCCAACAAGGGCAAGAACCGCAACGAGCCGTTCGACTTCGCGGTTCGCTGA
- a CDS encoding UrcA family protein, with protein sequence MTSRILSLAASATLAGAALFAAPASAEVQRDLQLDVQYDAAALDTASGAEKVLNSLQEQAIDACRYTRPVAGAPRVDDVCVSEIIAKAVIQINAPELTRIYAANTPQSTRILAALK encoded by the coding sequence ATGACCTCCCGCATCCTCTCTCTCGCTGCCAGTGCAACCCTCGCCGGCGCAGCCCTGTTCGCCGCCCCTGCATCCGCCGAAGTCCAACGCGACCTGCAGCTGGACGTACAGTATGATGCCGCCGCTCTCGACACCGCGTCTGGCGCTGAAAAAGTACTGAATTCACTGCAAGAGCAAGCAATCGACGCCTGCCGGTACACTCGCCCGGTCGCCGGTGCCCCCCGCGTGGACGATGTCTGCGTCTCCGAAATCATCGCCAAGGCTGTCATTCAGATCAACGCCCCGGAACTGACCCGCATTTATGCGGCCAACACCCCTCAGTCGACCCGGATCCTGGCGGCGCTCAAATAG
- a CDS encoding CC_3452 family protein, translated as MLRSAILGAAFLGLAAPAFATSFTFETAKPVDETRVTVIGTVWTCEGTVCTGEMNRKKVTLRDCKKIAKKAGEITSFKNDKYELSADDIEACKASARG; from the coding sequence ATGCTCCGTTCTGCAATTCTTGGCGCCGCCTTCCTCGGCCTCGCCGCTCCCGCATTCGCCACCAGCTTCACCTTCGAGACGGCCAAACCGGTCGATGAAACACGCGTCACCGTGATCGGGACCGTCTGGACCTGCGAAGGCACTGTCTGCACGGGTGAGATGAACCGCAAGAAAGTCACGCTGCGCGACTGCAAGAAGATCGCGAAGAAGGCCGGCGAAATCACCTCATTCAAGAACGACAAGTACGAGCTCTCGGCTGACGACATCGAAGCCTGCAAAGCTTCGGCACGCGGCTAG
- a CDS encoding exopolysaccharide biosynthesis protein translates to MAASRNQPLERVLEAAIEDCDQDKVTIGALLDMFGDRSFGPVIILLGLLVTVPPLGGIPGLPIAVGAIILLFSLQIVLGARHIWMPQFVQKQGIECSKLENARGRVKPWLQRIDRMITERLTWATGKIATYGAALAVSLLSLLMIPLELVPFAVAAPGMAIVLFGLALVARDGALMLAGFAGTAAALSLAVFLVPWGTVAGWL, encoded by the coding sequence ATGGCCGCAAGCCGGAACCAACCATTGGAACGCGTTCTCGAAGCCGCAATCGAGGACTGCGATCAGGACAAGGTCACCATCGGTGCCCTGCTCGACATGTTCGGGGACCGGTCGTTCGGGCCCGTCATTATCCTGCTTGGTCTCCTGGTGACTGTGCCGCCGCTGGGCGGTATTCCCGGCCTGCCCATTGCCGTCGGCGCCATCATCCTCCTTTTCAGCCTGCAGATCGTGCTCGGTGCACGTCACATCTGGATGCCGCAATTCGTGCAGAAACAGGGCATTGAATGCTCAAAGCTGGAAAATGCCCGGGGCCGCGTGAAGCCGTGGCTCCAGCGGATCGACAGGATGATCACTGAACGCCTGACCTGGGCGACCGGCAAGATCGCGACCTATGGCGCGGCACTGGCGGTTTCACTGCTCTCATTGCTGATGATCCCGCTGGAACTGGTCCCGTTTGCCGTTGCAGCGCCGGGCATGGCCATTGTCCTTTTCGGCCTGGCCCTTGTCGCGCGGGATGGCGCCCTGATGCTGGCCGGATTTGCCGGGACCGCCGCGGCCCTCAGTCTCGCTGTCTTTCTGGTGCCCTGGGGCACAGTCGCCGGATGGCTCTGA
- a CDS encoding VOC family protein, with protein MAKVIGLGGVFFHCKDVEATRDWYKRVLGLEIDDYGGASFAHAGSAALFPEGARTIWAPFKADSDYFKPSDADFMINLMIDDFDGMLERLETEGVPMAGEPMIESYGKFAWVMDPDGRKIELWQPVEPAPAE; from the coding sequence ATGGCAAAAGTGATCGGGTTGGGCGGTGTCTTTTTCCACTGCAAGGATGTTGAGGCCACACGCGATTGGTACAAGCGGGTCCTGGGCCTGGAGATCGATGACTATGGCGGCGCCAGCTTTGCCCATGCCGGTTCCGCGGCCCTGTTTCCCGAGGGCGCACGCACGATCTGGGCACCGTTCAAGGCAGACAGCGATTATTTCAAACCGTCGGATGCCGATTTCATGATCAATCTGATGATCGACGATTTCGACGGCATGCTCGAACGTCTGGAGACGGAAGGCGTGCCGATGGCGGGCGAGCCGATGATCGAATCCTACGGCAAGTTCGCCTGGGTCATGGACCCGGACGGGCGCAAGATCGAACTCTGGCAACCGGTTGAGCCTGCGCCCGCGGAATAG
- a CDS encoding haloalkane dehalogenase encodes MKTDALRTPDERFSGLPGWPYAPHYVDDLPGYEGLRVHYVDEGPQNAVRTYLCLHGQPSWSYLYRKMIPVFLDSGARVITPDWLGFGRSDKPVADETYTFHFHRNMMIELVKRLDLQQVTLVCQDWGGLLGLTLPPDMPDRFERLIVMNTTLATGTSPSDGFNAWKAYSASQPDMDVAALMKRGTPVLSDAEAAAYGAPFPDATYKAGVRRFPELVMVEPGMEGVETSQRAADWWARDWQGETFMAVGGADPVLGPPVMEKLRAQIRGCPEPMIIEEAGHFVQEWGAPVARAALEAFGEL; translated from the coding sequence ATGAAGACAGACGCCCTGCGCACCCCGGATGAGCGATTTTCCGGCCTGCCCGGCTGGCCGTATGCCCCGCATTATGTGGACGACCTGCCGGGCTATGAAGGCCTGCGCGTACACTATGTGGATGAGGGGCCGCAAAACGCCGTGCGCACATATCTATGCCTGCACGGCCAGCCCTCCTGGTCTTATCTCTACCGCAAGATGATCCCGGTCTTCCTCGACTCCGGGGCCCGTGTGATCACGCCGGACTGGCTGGGCTTCGGCCGCTCCGACAAGCCGGTGGCGGATGAGACATATACGTTCCACTTCCACCGCAACATGATGATCGAACTGGTGAAGCGGCTGGATCTTCAGCAGGTGACGCTGGTCTGCCAGGACTGGGGCGGCCTGCTGGGCCTGACCCTGCCGCCGGACATGCCGGACAGGTTTGAACGGCTGATCGTGATGAACACCACGCTCGCCACGGGCACCTCGCCCAGTGACGGGTTCAATGCCTGGAAAGCCTACAGCGCTTCCCAGCCAGACATGGACGTCGCCGCCCTGATGAAGCGGGGCACGCCGGTCCTGTCCGATGCCGAAGCGGCGGCCTATGGCGCCCCCTTCCCGGACGCGACCTACAAGGCCGGTGTGCGGCGCTTCCCCGAACTCGTCATGGTCGAGCCGGGCATGGAAGGCGTGGAGACATCGCAACGGGCTGCGGATTGGTGGGCCCGGGACTGGCAGGGCGAAACCTTCATGGCCGTTGGCGGGGCCGATCCGGTACTCGGCCCGCCCGTCATGGAAAAACTGCGCGCTCAGATCCGCGGCTGTCCCGAACCGATGATCATCGAAGAGGCCGGCCATTTCGTGCAGGAATGGGGCGCGCCGGTCGCGCGCGCCGCTCTGGAAGCCTTCGGGGAGTTGTAA
- a CDS encoding NUDIX domain-containing protein, translated as MTDSPLRPGAGCGAAILDDEGRLLLIQRLKEPEAGAWGLPGGKIDFGERAEDTARREIEEELGIVIELTRLACISEIIGGGDGLHWVSPIFEARIVSGEPRIMEPEKHGGWGWFTRDDLPDRLTSPAITFLDRTANGAWQPALKQSL; from the coding sequence ATGACCGATTCTCCCCTCCGTCCCGGAGCAGGCTGTGGCGCCGCCATTCTCGATGACGAGGGGCGCCTGCTCCTGATCCAGCGCCTGAAAGAGCCGGAAGCCGGCGCATGGGGCCTGCCCGGCGGCAAGATCGATTTCGGGGAACGCGCCGAAGACACGGCCCGCCGTGAAATCGAGGAAGAGCTCGGCATCGTCATCGAACTGACGCGCCTGGCCTGTATCTCGGAAATCATCGGCGGGGGCGATGGCCTTCACTGGGTGTCGCCGATCTTCGAGGCCCGCATCGTTTCAGGAGAGCCACGCATCATGGAACCCGAAAAACATGGCGGGTGGGGCTGGTTTACCCGGGACGACCTGCCGGACCGTCTGACCTCGCCGGCGATCACATTCCTCGACAGGACTGCAAATGGGGCATGGCAGCCCGCTCTGAAGCAGTCTTTATAG
- a CDS encoding ElyC/SanA/YdcF family protein gives MRWLRRIVFWLIILDLAATALFWGVSRFMDQSRALTGGTGVVFYTDNNKDAAARIAKAVNLLKAGKLDRLYMVGGHRPQEGWLGSQEMALIAARGSGLGGRISADVESRDTISGLKNLARNAKTKAPGEIVFVSNCMQVIRAKVIYNAQPDHQPSVMGACPPGDLNPLDIWRRAHYEAGAWVLYAMPAGWRDAVLDRLRGADAPTE, from the coding sequence ATGCGCTGGCTTCGCCGAATCGTTTTCTGGCTGATCATCCTGGATCTGGCCGCGACCGCCCTCTTCTGGGGCGTCAGCCGTTTCATGGACCAGTCGAGAGCACTGACCGGCGGCACGGGCGTCGTCTTCTATACCGACAATAACAAGGACGCGGCGGCGCGAATCGCGAAGGCGGTGAACCTGCTCAAGGCCGGCAAGCTGGACCGGCTTTACATGGTTGGCGGACACCGTCCGCAGGAGGGATGGCTCGGCAGCCAGGAAATGGCGCTGATCGCTGCGCGCGGTTCCGGCCTTGGCGGGCGCATCTCCGCCGATGTGGAAAGCCGGGACACGATCTCCGGCCTGAAGAACCTCGCCCGCAACGCCAAGACCAAAGCGCCCGGCGAAATCGTGTTTGTTTCCAACTGCATGCAGGTGATCCGGGCCAAGGTGATCTACAATGCCCAGCCCGACCACCAGCCAAGCGTGATGGGCGCCTGTCCGCCCGGCGATCTCAATCCGCTCGATATCTGGCGGCGCGCCCATTACGAGGCCGGTGCCTGGGTTCTGTATGCGATGCCCGCGGGCTGGCGGGATGCGGTACTGGACCGGCTGCGGGGCGCCGACGCTCCCACCGAATAA